From Caminibacter mediatlanticus TB-2, the proteins below share one genomic window:
- a CDS encoding FAD-dependent monooxygenase: protein MKKVLVIGGGPAGATISRLLAKHFDVTLIQDKIWDKPCGGGVKTIIFKQHNLDKKLIRFKLNYVEMIYKNKTIQIDLKGNNLAIIHRKEFDNYLRELAKKNGANLIYGKFRGFEKNKALVKINNEKILFDFDILIAADGVNSLVRKCLNLPPIPKVITHYAKTNKIKTNTCKFYFGKEIAGKYYAWAFPHETQTHIGSVEAKNFEKLCKYLNIKEKPKGYFIPTWQEDIIIHKGNIYFVGDAAGQVMPLSFEGIYYAIKSAEILAHSIINNLDYKNEWNRRYLKKFKFMKMLEKINQSKLRKIMVNLHKYKLIQNFSVNLWLGE, encoded by the coding sequence ATGAAAAAAGTTTTAGTTATTGGTGGTGGACCAGCGGGAGCTACAATTTCAAGACTTTTAGCAAAACATTTTGATGTAACTTTAATTCAAGATAAAATATGGGATAAACCTTGCGGTGGAGGAGTAAAAACTATAATTTTTAAACAACATAATCTTGATAAAAAATTGATTAGATTTAAATTAAATTATGTAGAAATGATTTATAAAAATAAAACAATTCAAATAGACTTAAAAGGTAATAATTTAGCAATTATTCATCGAAAAGAGTTTGATAACTATTTAAGAGAATTAGCTAAAAAAAATGGAGCTAATTTAATTTATGGGAAATTTAGAGGATTTGAGAAAAATAAAGCCTTAGTAAAAATAAATAATGAAAAAATACTTTTTGATTTTGATATATTAATAGCAGCTGATGGAGTAAATTCATTAGTTAGAAAATGTTTAAATCTACCGCCAATTCCAAAAGTTATAACTCATTATGCAAAAACTAACAAAATAAAAACTAATACATGCAAATTTTACTTTGGTAAAGAAATTGCAGGAAAGTATTATGCTTGGGCTTTTCCACACGAAACACAAACTCACATAGGGAGTGTAGAAGCAAAAAATTTTGAAAAATTATGTAAATATCTTAATATAAAAGAAAAACCAAAAGGATATTTTATTCCAACTTGGCAAGAAGATATTATTATCCACAAAGGAAATATCTATTTTGTCGGAGATGCAGCAGGACAAGTAATGCCTCTTTCCTTTGAAGGAATATACTATGCAATAAAATCAGCTGAAATTTTAGCTCATTCAATTATAAATAATTTAGATTACAAAAATGAATGGAACAGACGATATTTAAAAAAATTTAAATTTATGAAAATGTTAGAAAAAATAAATCAATCAAAACTTAGAAAAATTATGGTAAATTTACATAAATATAAGTTAATACAAAATTTTAGTGTAAATTTATGGTTAGGAGAGTAA
- a CDS encoding ArnT family glycosyltransferase — MSEKSLKIFLFLTILINFYLTLFLTPLFNLDEGAFSEATREMLLTHDFITTYLNGALRFDKPILIYWLQAISISIFGINEFAFRLPSAIAGTFWAMGIYFFAKKLYNEKTGLFAAFFMVTTLQIGLITKAAIADSLLNMFIAFSMFSLFLYIKEKNKKFLYLAFGFIGFGFLTKGPVAILIPLATYFIYSLIKKSFKEFLKDVFNIKGILIFLIIALPWYIAEFLAQGDKFIKGFFLKHNLARFKTSFEKHKGSIIYYIPVILIGLLPWTTLFIKYLTKLKEFLSKQDDFILFGTIWFFFVFIFFSLSGTKLPHYVIYGYTPLFIFMALSFKKLKSEFLLSLPLILFVLLLIILPFILQKNLGNITSDFTKVAIITLLPFFNKFYFIFLFIILMLLIVRFNKEIKAIILGFSMVFILNYIGWIYAHVRAIPVKNTALYVKKHNIKKIVMYKLNTPSFNVYAKMYVKKRNPKIGDIVLTKITELKKFHYDLLFKDGVVALIKIKQKNNIKEPLNYKKERRE; from the coding sequence ATGAGCGAAAAATCCCTTAAAATTTTTCTCTTTTTAACAATTTTAATTAATTTTTATTTAACTCTTTTTTTAACTCCTCTTTTTAACCTCGATGAGGGTGCTTTTAGTGAAGCTACTCGTGAGATGCTTTTAACTCATGATTTTATTACTACCTATCTAAATGGTGCTCTTAGGTTTGATAAACCAATTTTAATTTATTGGTTGCAAGCTATAAGCATATCTATTTTTGGAATAAATGAATTTGCGTTTAGACTTCCAAGTGCTATTGCTGGAACATTTTGGGCTATGGGAATATATTTTTTTGCTAAAAAGTTATATAATGAAAAAACGGGACTTTTTGCTGCATTTTTTATGGTAACAACCCTTCAAATAGGTCTTATTACAAAAGCTGCAATTGCAGATAGCTTACTTAATATGTTTATCGCATTTTCTATGTTTAGTCTATTTTTGTACATTAAAGAAAAAAATAAAAAATTTTTATATCTTGCATTTGGATTTATTGGATTTGGATTTTTAACAAAAGGACCTGTTGCAATATTAATTCCTCTTGCAACTTATTTTATCTATTCATTAATCAAAAAAAGTTTTAAAGAATTTTTAAAAGATGTTTTTAATATAAAAGGTATTTTAATTTTTTTAATTATTGCTCTTCCTTGGTATATTGCCGAGTTTTTAGCACAAGGTGATAAATTTATAAAAGGCTTTTTTCTAAAACATAATCTTGCAAGATTTAAAACATCTTTTGAAAAACATAAAGGAAGTATAATTTATTATATCCCAGTAATTTTAATTGGTCTTCTTCCTTGGACAACGCTATTTATAAAATATTTAACTAAATTAAAAGAATTTTTATCTAAACAAGATGATTTTATTCTTTTTGGAACTATTTGGTTTTTCTTTGTATTTATCTTTTTTTCTTTATCTGGGACAAAATTACCTCATTATGTAATTTATGGATATACTCCTCTTTTTATATTTATGGCATTAAGTTTTAAAAAGTTAAAAAGTGAATTTTTATTATCACTTCCTTTAATTTTATTTGTTTTACTTTTAATTATTTTACCTTTTATCTTACAAAAAAATTTAGGCAATATTACAAGTGACTTTACAAAAGTAGCTATTATTACACTTCTTCCTTTTTTTAATAAGTTTTATTTTATTTTTCTTTTTATAATTTTAATGCTTTTGATAGTTAGATTTAATAAAGAGATAAAAGCTATAATACTTGGATTTAGTATGGTCTTTATTTTAAACTATATAGGATGGATTTATGCCCATGTTAGAGCAATTCCTGTAAAAAATACAGCTCTTTATGTAAAAAAACATAACATAAAAAAAATTGTAATGTATAAATTAAATACTCCATCTTTTAATGTATATGCTAAAATGTATGTAAAAAAAAGAAATCCTAAAATAGGAGATATAGTCTTAACAAAAATAACTGAACTTAAAAAATTTCACTATGATTTACTTTTTAAAGATGGAGTTGTTGCATTAATTAAAATTAAACAAAAAAATAATATAAAAGAGCCTTTAAACTATAAAAAAGAGAGAAGAGAATGA
- a CDS encoding NifU family protein — protein MKKFEEMSFKEKIEAIEEVLKKDIMPMLAFDGGYAEIVDVRESNGETHVYIRYGGACAACSSAGGATLFAIEETLRKRLENDKIRVFPV, from the coding sequence ATGAAAAAATTTGAAGAAATGAGTTTCAAAGAAAAAATTGAGGCAATTGAAGAGGTCTTAAAAAAAGATATTATGCCTATGCTTGCATTTGATGGTGGATATGCCGAGATTGTAGATGTTAGAGAAAGCAATGGTGAAACACATGTTTATATTAGATATGGTGGGGCTTGTGCTGCTTGTAGTAGTGCTGGTGGGGCTACACTTTTTGCAATTGAAGAAACACTTAGAAAAAGACTTGAAAATGATAAAATAAGGGTATTTCCGGTATAA
- the gltB gene encoding glutamate synthase large subunit: protein MSNYLNKLNVKDNCGFGVIANIKGIATHEMVDDALTALERMMHRGAIAADGKSGDGSGLLFSMPKEFFKKVASENGVDLPDTFGIGVIFLKDENHKKIVEEYALKNDLKIILWREVPINTSALGELALKTLPKIYHVFIVPNSIIATKRFEELLYLTRKEIENAIDDKDFYIPTFSSKKVAYKGLLMPNHIKEFYPDLDDKDFKIYFALFHQRFSTNTLPEWRLAQPFRFIAHNGEINSIQANRINSLIKSESIKSKVFSDEELKRLLPIVRFDESDSSSLDRMMEFLIMNGMDFFKAIRALIPMPWQNAPYLDSELKAFYEYFSTRFEAWDGPAAVSVSDGRYIAVVLDRNGLRPAKYVITKDDRILIASEYGVLDIADEEIVVERGRLQSGQMIGVDTKFGVVLKNKDIDDYLKSSNPYTKWLNENMIYLQEYIENPYEIDEKIEIKDLIKTQRYAGITKEVIDVMIKPMMKEAKEPTGSMGDDTPLACFSDYPFRSFNDFFRQKFAQVTNPPIDPLREKIVMSLNTGFGEIHNILDEEPHHAKRIKTTTPILTQTKLNVLKSFGDENSPRFESDYKKGEYSITFKENLKESLEKLTDKIVEDVRNGVRIIFLNDYNVDEENKSMPMSMVIGRLHKKLLDNKLRHLTSIVAESCEVITPHDAAVMIAYGASAIYPYLLFKTTCEIAKEENLNREDALFNVHSALNKGLLKIMSKMGISTVASYRNSALFDIIGLSEELRDECFIGSKVLLPGLGFEDIEERINKKHTEAFKEEKLLPGGIYKYRKNAEYHEIRPEVTRAFAKMLEGGKKEYEEFKNLVENRKPTYIRDFLEIKSDKKPIEIDKVESKEKIIKRFIGAAMSIGALSKESHEILAEALNRLGARSNSGEGGEDPVRNKTIKQSKIRQVASGRFGVTPEYLVNAEEIQIKVAQGAKPGEGGQLPGFKVTTYIAKLRHTTPGKTLISPPPHHDIYSIEDLAQLIFDLKQINPDAKVSVKLVSTAGVGTIAAGVAKAYADHIVISGSEGGTGAAAITSIRHAGNPWELGLIEAHNSLKENHLREFVSLETDGGLKVGRDVIIAALLGAEYYAFGTALLMAVRCIFCRSCQTNKCPVGITTQDEEYRAKFKGAVEKVMNYLTLLAEDVRSHLAKMGYEKLEDIIGKNYLLTTKDIPLAKKFVFSKLFEYKEGINTKQKENIPFDKNEFEKELLKKVIETIKNPNHKSIVKAKITNLNRSFGALTSGVIAKYYGDKGLPEDSIVYKLKGVAGQSFGVFLSRGMTLELEGVANDYVGKGMAGGKIIITPHQEGAAAGNTCLYGATGGKLFVRGEVGERFAVRNSGAVAIVEGTGDHPCEYMTGGEVIILGKTGINFGAGMTGGVAFVYDKEHNFVDKINPELIEIRRIDIDENEKPKLYLKKRLIEYYNATGSKKAKFILDNFRSEVRHFWLVTPKDNRPPLDPNDMD from the coding sequence ATGTCAAATTATTTAAATAAATTAAATGTAAAAGATAATTGTGGATTTGGAGTAATTGCAAATATTAAAGGAATTGCTACTCATGAAATGGTAGATGATGCTTTAACTGCGCTTGAGAGAATGATGCACAGAGGTGCAATAGCAGCAGATGGAAAAAGTGGTGATGGAAGTGGACTTTTATTTTCTATGCCAAAAGAATTTTTTAAAAAAGTAGCAAGTGAAAATGGAGTTGACCTTCCAGATACATTTGGAATTGGTGTAATCTTTTTAAAAGATGAAAATCATAAAAAAATTGTAGAAGAATATGCTTTAAAAAATGATTTAAAAATAATCCTTTGGAGAGAAGTCCCAATTAATACTTCTGCCCTTGGAGAGCTTGCCCTAAAAACATTGCCTAAAATTTATCATGTTTTTATAGTTCCAAACTCAATAATTGCAACAAAAAGATTTGAAGAATTACTTTATCTAACAAGAAAAGAAATTGAAAATGCAATTGACGATAAAGATTTTTATATCCCAACTTTTTCATCTAAAAAAGTGGCCTATAAAGGCCTCCTTATGCCAAATCATATAAAAGAGTTTTATCCAGATTTAGATGATAAAGATTTTAAAATTTACTTTGCCTTATTTCATCAAAGATTCTCAACAAATACTCTTCCTGAGTGGAGACTTGCTCAACCATTTAGATTTATTGCACATAATGGAGAAATCAACTCAATTCAAGCTAATAGAATCAATAGTCTAATAAAATCAGAATCTATAAAATCAAAGGTATTTAGCGATGAAGAGCTAAAAAGATTACTTCCAATTGTTAGATTTGATGAGAGTGATAGTAGCTCACTTGATAGAATGATGGAATTTTTAATAATGAATGGAATGGACTTTTTTAAAGCTATTCGCGCTTTAATTCCTATGCCTTGGCAAAATGCTCCATATCTTGATAGTGAGCTAAAAGCATTTTATGAATATTTCTCAACTCGTTTTGAAGCGTGGGATGGACCTGCTGCTGTTAGTGTTAGTGATGGAAGATATATTGCAGTAGTGTTAGATAGAAATGGTCTAAGGCCTGCAAAATATGTAATCACAAAAGATGATAGAATCTTAATAGCAAGTGAATATGGAGTTTTAGATATTGCTGATGAAGAAATTGTAGTTGAGAGAGGTAGACTTCAGTCTGGCCAAATGATAGGAGTTGATACAAAATTTGGAGTAGTATTAAAAAATAAAGATATTGATGATTATTTAAAATCAAGTAACCCTTATACAAAATGGCTAAATGAAAATATGATTTATCTTCAAGAATATATTGAAAACCCATATGAAATTGATGAAAAAATTGAAATTAAAGATTTAATTAAAACTCAAAGATATGCAGGAATTACAAAAGAAGTAATAGATGTAATGATTAAACCTATGATGAAAGAAGCAAAAGAACCAACTGGGTCAATGGGAGATGACACACCTCTTGCTTGTTTTAGTGATTACCCTTTTAGAAGTTTTAATGACTTTTTCCGTCAAAAATTTGCGCAAGTTACAAACCCACCAATTGACCCATTAAGAGAAAAAATTGTTATGAGTCTTAATACAGGTTTTGGTGAAATTCATAATATACTTGATGAAGAACCTCATCATGCAAAAAGAATAAAAACTACAACTCCAATTCTTACTCAAACAAAACTAAATGTATTAAAAAGTTTTGGTGATGAAAATTCTCCAAGATTTGAGAGTGATTATAAAAAAGGGGAATATTCTATTACTTTTAAAGAAAATTTAAAAGAATCTCTTGAAAAACTTACTGATAAAATAGTTGAGGATGTTAGAAATGGCGTTAGAATAATCTTTTTAAATGATTATAATGTAGATGAAGAAAATAAATCAATGCCAATGAGTATGGTAATTGGTAGACTCCATAAAAAACTTCTTGATAATAAACTAAGACACCTAACAAGTATTGTAGCTGAGAGTTGTGAAGTTATAACACCTCACGATGCTGCTGTAATGATTGCATATGGTGCAAGTGCTATTTATCCATATTTACTATTTAAAACAACTTGTGAAATTGCAAAAGAAGAGAATTTAAATAGAGAAGATGCACTCTTTAATGTCCATAGTGCTTTAAATAAAGGTCTTTTAAAAATTATGTCAAAAATGGGCATTTCAACTGTTGCAAGTTATAGAAATTCAGCTCTATTTGATATTATAGGCCTCAGTGAAGAATTAAGAGATGAGTGTTTTATTGGTAGTAAGGTATTACTACCAGGTTTAGGTTTTGAAGACATTGAAGAGAGAATTAATAAAAAACATACTGAAGCATTTAAAGAAGAAAAATTACTTCCTGGTGGAATTTATAAATATAGAAAAAATGCAGAATATCACGAAATAAGACCAGAAGTTACAAGAGCATTTGCAAAAATGCTTGAAGGTGGAAAAAAAGAGTATGAAGAATTTAAAAATTTAGTAGAAAACAGAAAACCAACTTATATTAGAGATTTTCTTGAAATTAAATCTGATAAAAAGCCAATTGAAATTGATAAAGTTGAAAGTAAAGAGAAAATTATTAAAAGATTTATTGGTGCTGCTATGAGTATTGGAGCTTTAAGTAAAGAATCTCACGAAATTTTAGCAGAAGCTCTAAATAGACTTGGAGCAAGAAGTAACTCAGGTGAAGGTGGAGAAGACCCTGTAAGAAATAAAACAATAAAACAAAGCAAAATCCGTCAAGTTGCATCTGGTAGATTTGGAGTAACACCTGAATATCTTGTAAATGCAGAGGAAATTCAAATAAAAGTAGCACAAGGAGCAAAACCAGGAGAAGGTGGACAACTCCCAGGCTTTAAAGTAACAACTTATATTGCAAAACTAAGACACACAACACCTGGAAAAACTTTAATTTCACCACCTCCTCATCACGATATATATTCAATTGAGGATTTGGCTCAACTTATTTTTGATTTAAAACAAATTAATCCTGATGCAAAAGTTAGTGTAAAACTTGTATCAACAGCAGGGGTTGGGACAATTGCAGCAGGAGTTGCAAAAGCATATGCTGACCATATAGTAATTAGTGGAAGTGAAGGTGGGACTGGTGCTGCTGCAATTACATCAATAAGACACGCAGGAAACCCTTGGGAGCTTGGATTAATAGAAGCTCATAACTCACTAAAAGAAAATCATCTAAGAGAATTTGTATCACTTGAAACAGATGGAGGACTAAAAGTTGGAAGAGATGTAATAATTGCAGCTCTTCTTGGGGCTGAATACTATGCATTTGGGACTGCTTTACTTATGGCAGTTAGATGTATCTTTTGTAGAAGTTGTCAAACTAATAAATGTCCTGTTGGTATTACAACACAAGATGAAGAGTATAGAGCTAAATTTAAAGGTGCGGTTGAGAAAGTTATGAATTATTTAACACTACTTGCAGAAGATGTAAGAAGTCATTTAGCAAAAATGGGATATGAAAAACTTGAAGATATTATTGGAAAAAACTATTTACTTACAACAAAAGATATTCCTCTTGCTAAAAAATTTGTTTTTTCAAAATTATTTGAATACAAAGAAGGAATTAATACAAAACAAAAAGAAAATATTCCATTTGATAAAAATGAATTTGAAAAAGAATTACTAAAAAAAGTAATCGAAACAATTAAAAATCCAAATCACAAGTCTATTGTAAAAGCAAAAATAACTAATCTAAATAGAAGTTTTGGGGCTTTAACAAGTGGAGTGATTGCAAAATATTATGGAGACAAAGGACTTCCAGAAGATAGTATTGTTTATAAACTTAAAGGTGTAGCAGGTCAAAGTTTTGGAGTGTTTTTAAGTCGTGGAATGACTCTTGAATTAGAAGGAGTTGCAAACGATTATGTAGGAAAAGGTATGGCTGGTGGTAAAATAATTATAACTCCACACCAAGAAGGAGCTGCTGCTGGAAATACTTGTCTTTATGGTGCAACTGGCGGAAAACTTTTTGTTAGAGGAGAAGTTGGAGAGAGATTTGCAGTTAGAAACTCAGGGGCTGTGGCAATTGTAGAAGGCACAGGTGACCATCCTTGTGAATATATGACAGGAGGAGAAGTAATTATTTTAGGAAAAACAGGAATTAACTTTGGAGCTGGTATGACAGGAGGTGTTGCGTTTGTATATGATAAAGAACATAACTTTGTAGATAAAATAAATCCAGAACTCATTGAAATTAGAAGAATTGATATTGATGAAAATGAAAAACCAAAACTTTACCTTAAAAAAAGACTTATTGAATACTACAATGCAACAGGAAGTAAAAAAGCAAAATTTATACTTGATAATTTTAGAAGTGAAGTTAGACATTTCTGGCTTGTAACTCCAAAAGATAACCGCCCACCACTTGACCCTAACGATATGGATTAA
- the recO gene encoding recombination protein RecO, giving the protein MRGFILQTVRVRDEDLIVKVLTKNEVLTLYRFYGARHSYINVGYLIDFVVEETSKATIKRLRNVVQIPFDFMFDLQKMLDFKIFISLLNKHLFDVTKIDEFYYDLLTQITQKMKNRDSKRLLIESYIKLLEKEGRLHKDNICFLCERKIEDKIALTRAFLPAHKKCIMSEGFDKEKISLLFNDKKSMLLNEIEIDRLWKIINLGL; this is encoded by the coding sequence ATGAGAGGATTTATATTACAAACAGTAAGAGTTAGAGATGAAGATTTAATTGTTAAGGTCTTAACTAAAAATGAAGTATTGACATTATATAGGTTTTATGGCGCAAGGCATTCTTATATAAATGTGGGTTATTTAATTGATTTTGTAGTAGAAGAAACTTCAAAAGCTACAATAAAAAGACTTCGAAATGTAGTTCAAATTCCATTTGATTTTATGTTTGATTTACAAAAAATGCTTGATTTTAAAATTTTTATTTCACTTCTTAATAAACATCTTTTTGATGTTACAAAAATTGATGAATTTTACTATGACCTTTTAACTCAAATTACTCAAAAAATGAAAAATAGAGATTCTAAAAGATTACTAATTGAGAGTTATATAAAACTTTTAGAAAAAGAAGGAAGACTTCATAAAGATAATATATGTTTTTTGTGTGAAAGAAAAATAGAAGATAAAATTGCTCTTACAAGAGCTTTTTTACCAGCTCATAAAAAATGTATTATGAGTGAAGGATTTGATAAAGAAAAAATAAGTTTACTATTTAATGATAAAAAAAGTATGTTACTTAATGAAATAGAAATAGATAGACTATGGAAAATAATAAATTTAGGTTTATAA
- a CDS encoding SPOR domain-containing protein — MMYRSIIFLILFVHLFSFQLAIDVKEKQLLNNCGIDCRVIRNYCIILDSANKDNLIMTKYYLQKEYGIDSFILDKDIQLSKKVIKKNTSDSKSLKNKTNSNNFLPQKKLINIYSYQVVSIKNLVMAKQIFKKIKNNRYARIEKIKNYYVVRFGIYYSYKDAKKDLSKYKNLNPLLIKCYFIPSRVIE, encoded by the coding sequence ATGATGTATAGAAGTATAATATTTTTAATTTTGTTTGTACATTTATTTTCTTTTCAGTTAGCAATTGATGTTAAGGAAAAACAGTTATTAAATAATTGTGGAATTGATTGTAGAGTTATTAGAAATTACTGCATAATATTGGATAGTGCTAATAAAGATAATTTGATTATGACAAAGTATTATTTGCAAAAAGAGTATGGGATAGATAGTTTTATTCTTGATAAAGATATACAATTATCAAAAAAAGTTATAAAAAAAAATACATCAGACTCTAAAAGTTTAAAGAATAAAACTAATTCAAATAATTTTTTGCCACAGAAAAAATTAATTAATATTTATTCATATCAAGTTGTAAGTATTAAAAATTTAGTCATGGCAAAACAAATCTTTAAAAAAATAAAAAATAACCGATATGCAAGAATAGAAAAGATCAAAAATTATTATGTTGTTAGGTTTGGCATTTATTATTCATATAAAGATGCAAAAAAGGATTTAAGTAAATATAAAAACTTAAATCCACTCTTAATTAAATGTTACTTTATTCCAAGTAGGGTAATAGAGTAG
- a CDS encoding tetratricopeptide repeat protein: protein MKYFILLCLSMSFLFSKTPIKTGYCIQALSSKNKELLIKKFKDNFPYARIEKIGSFYVIRFFQEENIKDLKSVLPDIKKEYKSAFIRKCDYIPQRIIYPNQKNIKKVENKKSNLKIIQKNKTLLPKNIEYTPTQRQEIIFKKGLTFFKDKKYKRACTIFNTLFQLYQNTKYYQLRNKACYNYYYSEIIKNLSDNPLLALDFIEKVKKIRDDNNLAKYKAIAYFNINNYKEVFNLLKNYPNKDNKLKNIYLISLFKLGFYNQIIDNIEIYKNCPFYKKNKIIFDSLIELKNNNFEKAYYLAKKYYNQNPIDKTINIILANIMLKINRIDYALMYLQNINVYSIDELKLLRDIYYMNYDYTNAYHTVKRLNEMNYNDILNDEIKKEYLLLQADRLTKNKNFNKALKYAKEADKIKSDEETLSKLGEIYEKMKNYSLAYKEFYNAMLLKPQNQYFQKEILKILFKTNDLDKAKNFAMKSNLSEIRNYYYILLAKYYLNKNDFVNANIALSNIEKENSKEFYEVKGIVCFYLKEYKCSINYLDKAFDSKEKIYYLIRAYSSINLKNKAKELLSQFSNKFNIDKTKLAGLYIEIGNIKKAKELLK, encoded by the coding sequence ATGAAATATTTTATTTTACTTTGTTTAAGTATGTCTTTTTTATTTTCTAAAACACCTATTAAAACGGGATATTGTATTCAAGCTCTCAGTTCAAAAAATAAAGAACTTTTAATTAAAAAATTTAAAGATAATTTTCCTTATGCAAGAATTGAAAAGATTGGTAGTTTTTATGTTATAAGATTTTTTCAAGAAGAGAATATAAAAGACTTAAAAAGTGTATTACCAGATATAAAAAAAGAGTATAAATCCGCTTTTATAAGAAAATGTGACTATATTCCACAAAGAATTATATATCCTAATCAAAAAAATATAAAAAAAGTGGAAAATAAAAAAAGTAATCTAAAAATTATTCAAAAAAATAAAACATTACTACCAAAAAATATAGAATATACTCCAACGCAAAGACAAGAGATAATTTTTAAAAAAGGTCTTACTTTTTTTAAAGATAAAAAATATAAAAGAGCTTGTACAATTTTTAACACATTGTTTCAACTATATCAAAATACTAAATATTATCAATTAAGAAATAAGGCTTGTTATAACTATTATTATAGTGAAATAATTAAGAATTTATCAGATAATCCATTATTAGCATTAGATTTTATTGAAAAAGTAAAAAAAATAAGAGATGATAATAATTTAGCAAAATATAAAGCGATAGCATATTTTAATATTAATAATTATAAAGAAGTATTTAATTTGTTGAAAAATTATCCCAATAAAGATAATAAGCTAAAAAACATATATCTTATTTCTTTATTTAAACTTGGGTTTTATAATCAAATTATAGATAATATTGAGATTTATAAAAATTGTCCTTTTTATAAAAAAAATAAAATAATTTTTGATTCATTGATAGAACTTAAAAATAATAATTTTGAAAAAGCATATTACTTGGCAAAAAAATATTATAATCAAAATCCAATTGATAAAACAATAAATATAATATTAGCTAACATAATGTTAAAAATTAATAGAATAGATTATGCATTAATGTATTTACAAAACATTAATGTTTATTCAATAGATGAATTAAAATTATTAAGAGATATTTATTATATGAACTATGATTATACAAATGCATATCATACTGTTAAAAGATTAAATGAAATGAATTATAATGATATTTTAAATGACGAAATTAAAAAAGAGTATTTATTATTACAAGCCGATAGATTAACTAAAAATAAAAATTTCAATAAAGCTTTAAAATATGCAAAAGAGGCAGATAAAATAAAAAGTGATGAGGAAACATTATCTAAACTTGGCGAAATATATGAAAAAATGAAAAACTATTCCTTAGCATATAAAGAATTTTATAATGCAATGTTATTAAAACCTCAAAATCAATATTTTCAAAAAGAGATTTTAAAAATTTTATTTAAAACTAATGATTTAGATAAAGCCAAAAATTTTGCAATGAAGTCAAATTTGAGTGAAATAAGAAATTATTATTATATTTTATTAGCTAAATACTATCTAAATAAAAATGATTTTGTTAATGCAAATATTGCTTTATCTAATATAGAAAAAGAAAATTCAAAAGAGTTTTATGAAGTAAAAGGTATTGTTTGTTTTTATTTAAAAGAGTATAAATGTAGTATTAACTATTTAGATAAAGCGTTTGATTCCAAAGAAAAAATATATTATTTAATTAGAGCATATAGTTCAATAAATTTAAAAAATAAAGCTAAGGAATTATTAAGTCAATTTTCAAATAAATTTAATATTGATAAAACTAAACTTGCAGGATTATATATAGAAATAGGAAATATAAAAAAAGCAAAAGAGTTATTAAAATAA